A segment of the Lolium perenne isolate Kyuss_39 chromosome 3, Kyuss_2.0, whole genome shotgun sequence genome:
ATATTTCTTTCTACCCTTAAGGGGAAGATTTAAAATGCTTCCACATCTATATTGTTCCCATAGAATGAACTTTTTTTAGGGAACCATAGAATGAACATCCTCTAGTTCTCCATTTTGTTAATTACCCTGCAGGCTATAGCTTACTGAATCTCGTAAAGGAGACATAGTTGTTTGGCACTCCAAAGTTGGTTCTTTTGGCAGGTAGCTTAGCTTTATCCTCTTTTTTTTTCAGTGCAGACTTGCAGAAAGCTATTGAAAGCGAAAACTATGCTTTGGCAGCTGAGCTGCGTGATGCAGTCACTAAACTTGAGGTATACCAAAACTGAGGTGTGCCAGTCATCTGATGGTTTTGTGAAATTGTTTGACTTCAAATGCCATGTAGGGTGATTCTCTGGCACTATCTGCTAAAGCCCTTGCATACCAAGGTGTGAAATATGAGTTTCGACTTGGGCAGAAAGTACGCCACAAGGTACATGGTGAGTAAGTTTTTAACAtctgctatttgttcaaagctctAGCTATTCTTCATGTTGTAAAAGTTCTCACTGGTGgggacatatatgtgatatgtgaATACTTTCTCACTATCCTTGAAGGTGAGATTTGTAAGTTCATATGGTGAAACCAATGCTTCCCTAGAGGGAGTAAACAGATTGGTGTTGGTCACTATCATTTGTCAGCAATAGTCTGTCAATTATCTGAGTAAACAGATCAGTTTCCGTTCCTACAGTTAGGACTGAACCACTGAAAGTAACAAATATGCATTTCTAGCAGCTATGCAACTAACTATACTACAGCATTATATGGTTTGGATTAGTtcagtttttccttgattttagcTTTGTTCTTTTATTTTTCATTGCGCTTGATACTTTTTTAGTTCAACACTCAATATTCAACAATCACTCATATGACACTAGtttgttttttttctttgattTCTTCTGCTGAAGGATATAGAGCTGTGATATGTGGCATGGATCCCGTGTGCTGTGAATCCAAGTCATGGATGGAGACAGCAAATGTGGAGAAGTTGTCCAAAGGACCAAATCAGCCTTTTTACCAAGTAAATGCTGCTTCCAGTTTAAGTTGCTCCTCAGTATCCACAGATCTGAGAAAATCTCAGCTTTTTTTCCTTGTAGGATCTGCATGGTATAGTTAACGCTGATTTTATCAGCTTTACATCAATCTACATGGGTGTTAGATTAGCATAACGACATCAGTATACAATTCCTGGCAAAGGCTGAACTTAGTTATTTGCTGACTTGATAATTATTGACATCTTTTAGTGCACTTGTTTTTCCTCCTGCGGCCAGTAACTCAAATTACTGATCTGAAATCCTTGATTGTACACCTTGCACACAAGTCCTGAAATTTCTTAGAATCCTTTCACTGACCGTGATGTGAACTATTCTTTCCTATGACTTAGTTACCATCGAAGAAAGCTCACCATAGCAATATATGTCTAGCATTGTTCTTACTTTGCTCCTCGCAGTATAACACAGAAAGGCTTTGAATTATGGATCTGAGGTGAGGCTTTTTTTGTTCTCAAACAAAACTCTAGGGGAAGCCCGAATATGCACTAACTAGGAACAGAATTCGTGTCCATGAGGGACATAAACCAGGTCATGAGATTGTACATCCACTCCTCCACTCACGGATGATATTTACTAGTCCTTGTTTTTTCATGTCCTTCAGGAGGAAAACTTGTTAGTGTTAAATTTACTCTTTCTCTGTCTATTGGCATCTTCATTGGACTTTGCTTTAGCTACATCATTGCTCTGCATGCTATATGTCTGCAATTTAATTGACAGTGTCCCTAGTCTTTTCAAACACATTATGATGTTTTGGTATTATTCCAGGTGCTAGTTGATGTATACGCTGATCCAGAACTCCTTGTGGCATATGgtattgttctcttgttttcctcATTTGATATTGCTATTATTACTATGTGGGTCCTTTAAATTTTCTTTTCAGTGAAAAGAATACATGCCCTTTCTGTTGTCTTCAGATGCCATATGCTGAATCAGCTTTATTGTATTTTTTAGTTTTTGCTATTGCTCTTATTCATGAAACTTGTCAAAATATGTTTAAGAATAGAATTCAGAGTTTCACTATGTTACCTTGCACCTTTGCTTTTGTTGAGAAAGACGGGGGAAACCCTGGCAAGTTCCATTATTTGGAACCAGTATACAGTCTAGCTGCAGTTTTTGAAACAACCGAAACTGAGAAGAAGTCGACTTAGTTTGGCCTTGTACGGTTGTACATACGGACTATAATTCAGAAGCTTCTCCAGTCTGTTTGCTATGAACGACCTTTGCTCAGCAAAGGTGGATCAACTGCGTGCTGATTCCGCTGTTCTGGGATACCATAGATTAAAGAGTCGTCGTCAATAAGTGTTTTTGGTGGAAACAGATAAAAAAATGTCTACTGTCTGAAACTTCAATAAGCATTCCTTTTTATGTGTTAAATAATTAAATGGTGCCATAAAAGAAGATAGCGGGCTATTTCATAATCAAATGTATTCGTTTTTGGTTTAGCATTGCCATTTTGAGATATGCTTATAGATTTGTAATTTCAGTTGCGGAAGAAAATCTGTCAGAAGCTGAAGAATCAGAGAAAGTGGGTTTGAGTTCCTCTTTTTCTCGGTTGTttcctctcttcttcttctttttgtcaAATTGAATTGTTGATGTTTTGTGTCTTCTAATACAGGGAAGATTTGAACACCCCTACACCGAATTCCTATTTTTTGGTGAGGACACAGCTCGGGACTTTATTCCTGTTAAGCAACTCCGTGAGAAGTATGACCAGCCACGGTATGAAGCTTCTGGAGATGAAAATGACGATGATGGCAGTACAAATAGCTGAACGGTGAGGATGCACTGACAGTGTGGGGTTCAACTATTTTCAAATACACTGTCAACTGTTCCTTTTGCCAGGAAAATAGATTCCCAGCTTAATCTAATTTTCAATCAGGTAACAGGAATTTTGTATACCATTCctgatgcaccaccaccaccaaggaTTTAGAACGATGGATAGCATAGGTACGATCTGATAGCTACATAGCAGTGGGCAAATGTTTGTGATGACCGAGCCATCACAGAATCGCAAGAGTGCACAGAAACCTGCAAGGAGAGAAGCTACGTGTAGGATCCGACCTTGCAGATGGGGGTTATATGCACTGGGCAGTCCAGGCATGATTGCAAAGATTAAACTTGCAAGCTGCAACTTCCTCCCTGCGATTGAGTGTGAATGGTTCTAATGTCTGGGAATGTAAAGAAGATCCTTATGTATTTGTAGTGCATATCTGCCTGTGAACCCTCTGATATGTACATAGCTACATACATCATACTTGCAATTTTGCTGAAGTATATAGAATAAGAAAGGTTTTAGGTACAGTACAGATGTTGCACTTATCTTCCGTGGAGGCCACATGTTTGACAACCTGGAAGAAAGGGTGAAGGTACCCGGCTCAGGAGTCTTCATGCCCCGGACAAGTGGAGTACTAGCTGTTCGAAACGTTTTGGGTCTTGTTGTCTCGTAACCGAACAGTCAAGCACGCTTCTGATTAAACGAACGAATGTACCTGTTGGTTGGTAAACAACATTACTTGCAACTTGCTCCATATTACTTGCAACTTGCTCACGCGATTTGCATGGTTCCACTGTCAACGATTTCAGAAAAGAAGTTTGATGAGGGTGAACTTCTTGGTGAGATATAAAATGAGATCGCTTTCTTGTGCACATTTCATCTTTTAACAAGAATTCTAGTTATTCTTAGATCGTATGATGTTTACTTTGGATCTTTTGATGTATAAAAGCTAGATTGTTATGCTGCGCAGCAAAGAGCGCCATTTCCTTCTAATTCTTGATGTATGCTACAAACAGTTCCAATATTGTAGATATGTTTATTTAATGTTGTATTCGATGGGCAGGTATGTGGAATGTGTTGATTTGTTTTGTTGCAAACATTGTTTTGCTGCAAACAAATAAGATTTTGTTGCAATACGTTGTTGTTGTTGGCTACATTGATGTGTTCAAAATGTAATAATATTTTCACAAGTTTTTACAGATTCCAAAAAATATATTGAAAATGATGTTGTACTTTAAAAATGCTTCACGCATGTATTACATTAATCAAATGCTCAATATTTCACACTAATTAGACCACTAAAGAGGCCGGTCCTTCCCCAAGATCAGCCAGAAGACGCTTAGCGTTGGCCATAAAACTCTTTATTGTAGAAGCAAGTAAACTCTTGGATTTTATATATATTATATTACTACTATAGTGCATCAGTTTTGAATTTGATTTTCATTTCCATTCCATACTCCCGCCAGGCAAGGCCACTTCACATCATCGGACGGTTGTCAGCAGATGGATTCGCCCCTGCAGCACTCTCCCGTGGATGTATTTTGGTAGCTTCTCGATCGTTCCCGACAACTCCACAACCTGTAGCGCTTCTAATGTTTTTAATTTCAAAACAGGAGTTGTTGCCGGCGGCCTGTGCTCCGCACACAACGCCCTTGTCCAGTTGCAAACTTGCAAAGCTATCACTTGTATCTCTCGCCGCTCATACCTCACAATCTCACTGCACCtctattttctttttctcccTTGCACACCGTTCCTTCGTTCTTCGAAGACCTTGTTGCTGTCAACTCAGAGGGCTTGGTTGAGCTAAAGTGTCACCGCTACATCTGTTATACATCCAGATTGACACCTTTTAGCTCTCTCCGGCGCCGTCGCGTACGTATACGATCTGTATGTAGGCAAGCCTGCCCTGTACAGGACACGTTGTGTGGAAGGCCAACCCGCGGGAGGAAATCACATGCGATTCGCTCCTTCTCTTTGTTAATTTTTTTAAATGATGGTTATGAATTCTGTATGGTGTTTGTCAATTTGCCTAGTCCAATTTCAGTTATAGATCCTTAATGGTTTCGATATGTTTTGACATAATAACTGTATGCGGAAATCAAATTCTTTCACCTTTAATGAGCTAAGCACATGCAGAAAATAAATATAATATATGCTAAATGTTATTGGATTTAATTTCTATGCAATAAAAGAGAAATAATTTTACTACGTTAGAATGCATTGAGAATATATAAGTACAGTCATTTATGAAAAAAGTTTGAGGCTAAATGTTTATTTATttgactaagagcatctccatctccagtcgcgtcctctAAAACGTCCTTCAAAAGGATTTGGAGCGTGTCGGGCAAAAAAACGTTTCAGCCGCATACCCCAAAacctctttttgtccggcgcggcctaatacggtgtccggcggcccgagcccgtccccgctacataggggacgctccgggcacgctgaacacaacgaaaagcgaggcgagtagtggcgggaccgacgcgtcagtggcacattgaagtttaacctaaccgtcgcctacctcgcaacAGAAGTTATTGGCGCACAGCGAAGGTgtagttcccgcagaggcgcatcGAAGCGTCTCGTCGCACCTAGCTCTACGtgtcggcgttaatgagcgccaccgctcccccgcctccctccggcataTAAAAAGGGTCGCTCTCTCATCGTAGCTCACACACAAATCCTAGCGGCTCTCTCCCCAACTCTAGCCGCCACGATTTCAAGAGTTGACGCTAtagctggtagaggcggaggcggaggtcgcggccgtggtcgtggtcgtggccacggcagagctgcacgctcgacgtcgtcttcatcgttggACCTGTAGGAGGAGGAGCGGGAAGTTCTTTTTGTgttcgtcgtcgtcctcaagggcgacccactcggcatccagaggctgccgaacAAGTTCGCCGACTTCATCGCCGGCAACGAGCCGGcctcgctgcatctgcgggaggctgcctgCAGCTGCTGCCGGTGGATTGTGGAGGTGATcttcgacgcgcgcggcaagatgtacctccacaccggctgggagaagttcgcgcgctaccaccaccttgatgctggcTTCGTGCTCACGTTCTCCTACCTTGGCGAGGCTGACATGAGCGttaaggtgttcgacgagacgcgctgccgctgGCACTACCACAGCTACaacgccgaggaggacgacgactgagtGTTATTTATTCGCAGCGAAAATAGGCACGCATGTTTTTGGATGTTCTTCCTTAAAAAGACCAACAAGGCTATCATCACCAGCTGGATTTCCAGTTTGGATGACTTGGAGTGCCTGGGAGTGTTCTTTCTTGACAGCGAACACGAAATCTGCGATGCCAATACTAGTTAGGTTTCCTCATTTTCCAATGTTTTAATTTGTAATTtctaaccatggttcaaactatgtattagtttgtgaaaaccatgttccaaactatatcttagtttgtgtaaaccatgttccgaaTTATGTATTAGTTCGTGAAATGTTTCTTCTctctattgaaataaaaatgcaaaaaaaacaaaaaaagagtaTTTTAATGTTCAAAAAAATTGAAGCGACGTTTAGGAAACACGACTGAGAAACAAAACACGTTTCACAAACGCTCGATCCGATGCTATTTGAAGATGCTTTGGAAAACGCGGCTAAAGATTCTCTAAGTATGTGAAGCTGTGAAGGTATCAAAATCTTGAACGGCAAGTGGGAGATCAAAGCCAGAAACAACTTCACGTGCTGTCGTCCTGAAGGTTCGATAGGATAGCTTGAGGCAAACTTTCGGACTTATTATATGCGCTCTCTTTATCTTGATAAATCCGAAAGTTGCGAATCTGGTTTGTACTCTCCAGCTCCAGATCCTCCTCCGCGGCGTAGTTGACCGGTGTCGGCAGTCGGCACGCAGCTAGCCATGGCTGCCAAAGATGAGCAGCACTCACCGCTGCACATCCTCTTCTTCGTTAGTGCTGCATCGATGACTGCTACACCTTCATCATAACCTCCACCAGAGTGGTACATACAATACATCTCGATCTGTTCAACGATGGATATTGTACCGTTTGTTTTGCTATTATTCATatcgattaatgcatctagtatgtttaaGTTTCACATGTTGTTGTTAttatgcttaatattctggaattaattatgaaaattgtgcctaattatccaacgtaGTTAATGATGAAGATGTAATTTGAATATAATATATTTTGAAGGCCCACTCTACCCTTTTGAACATATTTTACAAATGAAAAAAATGGAACAAGAGACCATCATTTCAATTTGGTGTGGTTTCATAAAAAATGACTAGCTTGAATATAGTATGAACAAGTATTCTATATTTTGCTTTGTATGCTACTTGTACAAGAATAGAGTTGGACTCAGATACACTTTTACCGATGATGGCTGGAAAAATGGAATATAGGAGAGAAAGCACTTTGAGACATTTGAGATAAAGGCACATAATGCAACCCGAGAGAGATAACATTGGTTTTAAGAATAAAACCGAGAAACGAAATAATGATGATCTTCTTAATTACAAGATAAGGTTGACTTATTCACTCACATGTATCAGGTATATTTGCATGCATTATCTGTACATGATGAAAATGAAGAGTTTACCAATGATCCAGGTAGTTGCACCTTAACTAGGCCAAATATACAAATGCAAATTATTCGATGTCATGCCATAGAAAATAGAAATAAAATATTTGAAGAACTTGGTGGTGAGCCCTGTTAAACGATGTAATTATCTCCTGTGTATACCGTGTATGTCTCTGTCGGTAGACAGAGTCCTTGTATCATACGTTGTATGTCTTGTTGCTATATAAAGAAGATCGCGGCCCTTGTCTAGGGTT
Coding sequences within it:
- the LOC127343702 gene encoding clp protease adapter protein ClpF, chloroplastic; its protein translation is MQGISVCDSVASLHGTNCRLACVARSDLRLFNKINLVSPGAYAWRWCTEKLHMRTNSRKMNTTVRTNARWLFGGDGGNSNSNKNAKARLERSESANEDILIFYFQLDLQTRIQYALNIEQFDAAKQLREKLAEIETEITRQREAKRGSSKNEAQDKSLDLLRARADLQKAIESENYALAAELRDAVTKLEGDSLALSAKALAYQGVKYEFRLGQKVRHKVHGYRAVICGMDPVCCESKSWMETANVEKLSKGPNQPFYQVLVDVYADPELLVAYVAEENLSEAEESEKGRFEHPYTEFLFFGEDTARDFIPVKQLREKYDQPRYEASGDENDDDGSTNS